One window of the Candidatus Bathyarchaeota archaeon genome contains the following:
- a CDS encoding DNA primase — MGPSQTVTVKYVIRAKFEIEGVVEKPDVIGAVFGQTEGLFGPELDLRELQKSGRIGRIEINLQSKQDKTSGIITIPTSLNRVSTAILAASIESINRVGPCNSKITLEKVEDIRDARRKLIIGRAKEILHQWNIESMPSTDQIFREVSETLRTAKVEKYGKEKLTAGPEIESAKEIIVVEGRADVLNLLRCGILNVVALEGAKIPETIIKLCKGKEATAFLDGDRGGDLILKELIQVTNTKYVTRAPPGMEVEELNCKEIMTALDKKAPMERLKRRKERRRVLVPKQIVKVAKELEGSLEAVLLNEKMEKMERLPVSELAEKLRQIEDIDTVVFDGVITQRLVDVASKKKVKYLVAARVSDVVKHPLNVHLITFADIQG, encoded by the coding sequence ATGGGGCCATCACAAACCGTTACAGTAAAATATGTAATCCGTGCAAAATTTGAGATCGAGGGCGTTGTAGAAAAACCAGATGTTATTGGAGCAGTTTTCGGTCAAACAGAAGGCTTGTTTGGGCCCGAATTAGATTTGCGGGAACTGCAAAAATCAGGCAGAATTGGAAGGATCGAAATCAATCTACAATCAAAACAGGATAAAACATCTGGAATAATCACCATACCAACAAGCCTTAACCGCGTTTCCACAGCCATACTAGCTGCAAGTATAGAAAGCATCAACCGTGTAGGACCATGCAACTCCAAAATCACTCTGGAAAAAGTTGAAGACATACGTGATGCAAGACGCAAACTCATCATAGGCCGCGCAAAAGAGATTCTTCACCAATGGAACATCGAATCTATGCCAAGCACAGACCAAATTTTTCGCGAAGTCTCAGAAACGCTACGAACGGCAAAAGTTGAAAAATATGGCAAAGAAAAACTCACAGCCGGACCGGAAATCGAAAGTGCAAAAGAGATAATTGTTGTTGAAGGCAGAGCCGACGTTCTCAATCTCTTGAGATGTGGAATACTGAACGTCGTTGCCCTTGAAGGGGCGAAAATTCCAGAAACGATAATCAAACTATGTAAAGGAAAGGAAGCAACGGCGTTTCTAGACGGCGACCGTGGAGGCGACTTGATACTTAAAGAATTGATACAAGTAACTAACACAAAGTATGTTACAAGGGCTCCGCCAGGAATGGAAGTTGAAGAACTAAACTGCAAAGAAATCATGACAGCACTTGACAAAAAGGCTCCTATGGAGCGACTGAAAAGGAGGAAAGAAAGACGCAGGGTGCTTGTTCCAAAGCAAATTGTTAAGGTTGCAAAGGAGTTAGAGGGCAGCTTGGAGGCGGTATTGCTTAATGAAAAGATGGAAAAAATGGAGCGCTTGCCAGTGAGTGAACTTGCAGAAAAGCTTCGACAAATAGAAGATATAGATACTGTGGTTTTCGACGGCGTTATAACACAACGTTTAGTGGACGTCGCCAGTAAGAAGAAAGTCAAATACTTGGTGGCTGCACGTGTTTCAGATGTTGTTAAGCACCCCTTAAATGTGCATCTTATCACTTTCGCTGATATTCAAGGTTAG
- a CDS encoding mRNA surveillance protein pelota, whose amino-acid sequence MKILGKNFKKGIVKVVPKTLDDLWHLYNIIYRGDLVYARTTRGVKVDGEYARPQKGKRVSVFFGIRVEDVFWDRSLNRLRVHGKIHETPEDIAGRGAHHTLNIAVNKPITIVKDKWLKHQIDRLERARRFQAPPIVVVSIDSEEYCIAMIRQYGIDVRVESKASLPGKLEAEKRANALRNYFRKTLNALRTLWQSIHCSIAIIGVGFVKNQFVRYVKNEAPDIAQAVIEVKGVNSSGIAGIKEALRSGVLDKALKHVRIAEEAKVVEEVLARLGKEKGDVTYGLEQVEKAGTFGAVETLLVADFTIRDASDEKRLVLEKLMRDAEEKSGKIIVISVEHEAGQKLLALGGVAALLRFPVS is encoded by the coding sequence TTGAAGATTTTAGGGAAGAACTTCAAGAAAGGTATCGTAAAGGTAGTGCCTAAAACGTTGGACGACTTGTGGCATTTATACAACATCATTTATAGGGGCGACTTGGTGTATGCCAGAACAACTCGAGGAGTGAAGGTTGACGGAGAGTATGCAAGACCTCAAAAAGGCAAACGTGTTTCGGTTTTCTTTGGCATAAGAGTTGAAGACGTTTTTTGGGACCGTAGTTTAAACAGACTTCGAGTGCACGGCAAAATACACGAAACACCGGAAGATATCGCTGGACGAGGCGCACACCACACATTAAACATAGCGGTGAACAAGCCGATAACGATAGTAAAGGACAAGTGGCTGAAGCATCAAATTGACCGTCTTGAAAGAGCTAGACGTTTCCAAGCACCACCTATCGTTGTTGTTTCGATTGATAGCGAAGAGTACTGTATCGCAATGATCAGGCAATATGGAATAGATGTACGAGTTGAAAGCAAAGCTAGCCTTCCAGGTAAGTTAGAAGCCGAGAAGAGAGCAAACGCCTTACGAAACTATTTTAGAAAAACATTGAACGCCTTGAGAACACTTTGGCAAAGCATTCATTGTTCAATCGCGATAATTGGAGTAGGCTTCGTCAAAAACCAATTCGTTAGATACGTGAAAAACGAGGCGCCAGACATTGCTCAAGCAGTGATAGAAGTAAAAGGTGTCAACAGCAGCGGAATAGCAGGTATTAAGGAGGCTTTACGCTCCGGCGTGTTAGACAAAGCATTGAAGCATGTGCGCATTGCAGAAGAAGCTAAAGTTGTTGAAGAAGTGCTTGCAAGGCTTGGAAAAGAGAAAGGTGATGTAACATACGGCTTGGAGCAAGTAGAGAAAGCGGGCACATTTGGAGCTGTTGAAACCCTTCTTGTGGCAGATTTTACCATAAGAGACGCTTCAGATGAAAAACGACTGGTTTTGGAGAAGTTAATGAGAGACGCTGAAGAAAAAAGCGGAAAAATTATCGTAATAAGCGTTGAACATGAAGCTGGTCAGAAACTGCTGGCTCTTGGAGGAGTTGCGGCACTTTTACGCTTTCCTGTTAGCTAA
- a CDS encoding nucleotidyltransferase domain-containing protein, with protein sequence MTKPIRHAERLEIHYNKQRWQQLKILRSKAINLMEILEKANLTTITHGSVARGDVTAKSDIDIFILNLPSSFRIEITLERAGIQIKRRLIIQATPYYAVKGYIEIDSQQAVSFPLVKMRRVERDFYSFGGEITLTMLREDRRVAGVDKRLMLIEPTDKGHIESGIVGREEETAKLLGISLETVLDRMHALLRRDKIGRTGVFIKRELAPDETFEQALKKLAETKPEVRRRLKFFEK encoded by the coding sequence ATGACTAAGCCAATCAGACACGCTGAACGCCTAGAAATCCACTACAATAAACAGCGATGGCAACAATTGAAGATACTACGTTCGAAAGCAATTAATCTAATGGAGATTTTGGAAAAGGCAAATCTAACCACAATCACTCACGGCAGCGTTGCGAGAGGAGATGTAACAGCTAAAAGCGACATAGATATTTTCATACTCAACCTCCCCTCTTCTTTCAGAATCGAAATAACTCTCGAAAGAGCAGGCATTCAGATAAAAAGGCGATTAATTATACAAGCTACACCCTACTACGCTGTCAAAGGATACATCGAAATCGACAGCCAACAGGCGGTTTCCTTTCCTCTCGTAAAAATGCGTCGAGTGGAAAGAGACTTTTACAGTTTTGGAGGAGAAATCACTCTTACAATGCTAAGGGAAGACAGAAGAGTGGCGGGAGTTGACAAGAGACTTATGCTTATAGAGCCAACAGACAAGGGACACATTGAAAGCGGTATAGTCGGTCGAGAAGAGGAAACAGCCAAACTGTTAGGAATTTCTCTAGAGACAGTGTTGGACCGTATGCATGCGCTTCTACGAAGAGATAAAATAGGCAGAACAGGCGTGTTTATCAAAAGAGAATTGGCACCAGACGAAACTTTCGAGCAAGCCCTAAAAAAACTTGCCGAAACAAAACCAGAAGTGCGACGGCGCTTAAAATTTTTTGAAAAATAA
- a CDS encoding TIGR00269 family protein yields the protein MSSTCTMCKRRGAIYMRPYSGEKLCSSCFCHSIENKVRAAIAKYDMLRFDDRIAVGVSGGKDSMALLHILTRLERSFPQAELIAVTVDEGIRGYRDEALKIAEEGCKKLGVEHVIVSFKELFGYKLDELVERLHDKKKNGGGLTPCAYCGVLRRRALNSVARSCGATKLATAHNLDDEAQTVLLNILHGDPLRIARARPVSSATHSHFVCRIKPFCEVLEKETTLYAYLRKFEFQNIPCPYAPAALRNDIRTMLNRMEEKHPGIKYTVYRSAERLGSSIENAVKTERLRNCRTCGEPTVNEMCQPCKMLLNLKSHKR from the coding sequence ATGTCCTCAACATGTACGATGTGTAAACGTAGAGGCGCAATTTACATGCGCCCTTACTCGGGCGAAAAACTATGCAGTAGTTGTTTTTGCCATTCTATAGAGAACAAAGTTAGAGCAGCCATAGCCAAGTACGACATGCTTCGCTTCGACGATAGGATAGCTGTTGGAGTCTCAGGCGGTAAAGATAGTATGGCGCTTCTTCACATTTTGACCAGACTTGAAAGGTCGTTCCCTCAAGCTGAGTTAATCGCTGTTACTGTTGATGAAGGTATCCGCGGTTATAGGGATGAAGCATTAAAAATTGCCGAGGAAGGCTGTAAAAAGCTGGGTGTTGAGCATGTCATTGTTTCATTCAAAGAATTGTTTGGATATAAACTCGACGAGTTGGTTGAGAGATTACATGATAAGAAAAAAAATGGTGGAGGTTTGACGCCTTGTGCCTACTGCGGCGTCTTACGGCGGCGTGCACTTAATTCTGTAGCTCGAAGTTGTGGAGCAACAAAGCTTGCAACCGCACATAACCTCGACGACGAGGCACAAACTGTACTCTTGAACATTTTACATGGTGATCCATTGAGGATAGCTAGAGCTAGACCCGTTTCGTCTGCTACGCATTCGCATTTCGTGTGCCGCATTAAACCTTTCTGTGAAGTCCTTGAAAAGGAAACAACGTTGTATGCTTATTTGCGAAAATTTGAGTTCCAAAACATACCATGTCCCTATGCTCCCGCAGCGTTAAGAAACGACATTCGTACTATGTTGAATAGAATGGAAGAAAAACATCCAGGAATAAAATATACGGTTTATCGCTCAGCAGAGAGGCTAGGGTCTTCCATAGAAAATGCAGTAAAAACAGAAAGACTGAGAAATTGCAGAACATGCGGTGAACCAACTGTAAACGAGATGTGTCAACCGTGCAAAATGCTGCTCAATTTGAAGTCGCATAAACGCTGA
- a CDS encoding HAD-IB family phosphatase — protein sequence MTQIASRKLVIFDVEGVLLPKNRYLVFELGRNLSFLQFIKLLFIGFLYEIGLLSLKSALETMFKLFRDSTVEELLNTFRKIPLLPHTEAVFVELRKRGLRTALISSGLPQMIVENLASRLKADYAFGLELEIKGNILTGNIEGDVIKKNGKAFVMNKILDQENITRRDCVVVADDRNNSPIFYPETLKIGYNPDFLITLKSDYVIKGNLLEIVPILEGTQKRPRFVLSRNEVIREVIHASGFFVALAAMRFGVYIVAFLLFLTTLTYMAAELARVERKSIPLISSITLNAAAPSERYEFVLAPIFLALGIILSLILFPTPINYASIAIVSLGDSTASIFGKIFGKTSIPFNKGKSLEGSVAGFAFAFFGAAFFLHPLQAFIGAIVGTVVEPLPLPINDNLSTPLATGAILTLLSVMF from the coding sequence ATGACTCAAATAGCTTCAAGAAAACTCGTAATCTTCGACGTTGAAGGAGTATTGCTACCTAAAAATCGCTATTTAGTCTTCGAACTAGGGCGAAACCTGAGTTTCTTGCAGTTCATTAAGCTCCTTTTCATTGGTTTCCTCTACGAGATAGGCTTACTCTCTCTAAAATCAGCGCTAGAAACTATGTTCAAACTATTTCGAGATTCCACAGTAGAAGAACTGCTAAATACATTCAGAAAAATACCTTTACTCCCACACACAGAAGCAGTTTTTGTAGAACTAAGGAAAAGAGGGTTAAGAACAGCCCTCATAAGCTCAGGGCTTCCCCAAATGATTGTCGAAAATCTTGCTTCTCGTCTGAAAGCTGACTACGCTTTTGGACTCGAATTAGAAATTAAGGGCAATATCTTGACAGGAAACATCGAAGGCGACGTCATAAAGAAAAACGGAAAAGCCTTCGTAATGAATAAAATCTTGGACCAAGAAAACATTACACGAAGAGATTGTGTGGTTGTAGCTGATGACCGCAACAACTCTCCAATTTTCTATCCAGAGACCTTGAAGATAGGCTACAACCCAGATTTTCTAATAACCCTAAAGTCCGATTATGTAATAAAAGGCAACTTACTAGAAATTGTGCCGATTCTTGAAGGAACTCAAAAAAGGCCTCGTTTTGTTTTATCGCGCAATGAAGTGATTCGGGAAGTTATACATGCCAGCGGATTCTTTGTGGCTCTGGCTGCTATGCGCTTTGGAGTTTATATTGTTGCTTTTCTTCTATTTCTAACGACTCTGACATACATGGCAGCTGAGCTTGCCAGAGTTGAAAGAAAAAGTATTCCCCTAATTTCATCAATTACTCTAAACGCAGCAGCACCCTCAGAACGCTATGAATTTGTTTTGGCTCCAATATTTCTGGCTTTAGGCATCATATTATCTCTTATCCTTTTTCCAACTCCAATAAACTATGCATCGATAGCTATAGTCTCACTTGGAGATAGCACCGCTTCGATTTTCGGCAAAATATTCGGAAAAACTTCAATCCCTTTCAACAAAGGTAAAAGCTTGGAGGGCTCCGTTGCCGGGTTCGCTTTCGCTTTCTTCGGCGCCGCATTTTTTCTTCACCCACTGCAAGCTTTCATTGGCGCAATTGTAGGCACAGTTGTGGAACCCTTGCCGTTGCCGATTAACGACAATCTTTCAACGCCGTTGGCAACTGGTGCCATACTGACTCTTCTCTCTGTAATGTTTTAG
- a CDS encoding AAA family ATPase, producing the protein MMERIKTGVDGLDELIGGGLVKGEVILLAGSTGSGKTIFSTQFIYNGATQYGEKGVYATFEEDEASLQRNMEELGMNLGKLEREGQVRVIGLQAMKDVGLNANLDFILKIVKEMKAERLVIDSLTAFLIGIGEKFEYRTLMHLFYKMLKKIGCTTIMTCSVPAGSNTLGLGIEEFIADSVIVLENVMVDTELKTRFLIRKMRGTSHSRKYHDVIIGETGLKIVPFSTM; encoded by the coding sequence ATGATGGAGCGCATAAAAACTGGAGTAGACGGGTTAGATGAACTTATCGGTGGAGGACTAGTAAAAGGCGAAGTAATCTTATTAGCAGGTAGTACCGGCAGCGGCAAAACAATATTCTCTACTCAATTCATTTACAACGGTGCCACACAATATGGAGAAAAGGGAGTGTATGCAACTTTTGAAGAAGATGAAGCAAGCTTACAGAGAAACATGGAAGAACTAGGTATGAACTTGGGAAAACTGGAACGTGAAGGTCAAGTCAGGGTCATAGGATTGCAAGCGATGAAAGACGTGGGTTTGAATGCAAATTTGGACTTTATTCTAAAAATAGTTAAGGAAATGAAAGCTGAACGATTGGTTATAGACTCTCTTACCGCTTTTCTCATTGGAATAGGTGAAAAGTTCGAGTATAGAACTCTAATGCATCTTTTTTATAAAATGCTGAAAAAGATTGGTTGCACAACTATAATGACTTGCAGCGTTCCAGCAGGGTCTAATACATTAGGGCTTGGAATAGAGGAGTTTATTGCCGATTCAGTCATTGTCCTTGAAAACGTTATGGTTGATACTGAACTTAAAACCCGTTTTCTGATTCGAAAGATGCGGGGAACAAGTCACAGCAGAAAGTATCACGATGTCATAATCGGAGAGACTGGACTCAAAATAGTGCCGTTCTCAACGATGTAA